A portion of the Kazachstania africana CBS 2517 chromosome 2, complete genome genome contains these proteins:
- the TRM732 gene encoding tRNA methylation protein TRM732 (similar to Saccharomyces cerevisiae YMR259C; ancestral locus Anc_8.811) produces MSEDLGGNISQIKKFLLENNPSKFSKKNSDDEVDGIYATFRESFPKLLFPLRQNNSELSDSSRLMIIDSLSIWFLRSHQILQNKKLRSEKYSADIEKLLIDETNNFLFQYIIDFSSGSSVAMLNALKGLLENLLHLLKMMYDEDQYKSFFMQWINQILDLPSNLRVQYNLITALSNDFDLFYILENKTDFIKTSLSMMSSESLSNPVGKCLVALLINIYAKKYENNTTNITEWLNIWCDDTVTYLRNGKFTKPIKLYLLTPLFKYLPKDVFTRFIQKSNFNDDPNLLLSVLKIGQDLAIEEEPFDPKVNLLPSDMVEELLQDDTHKLQMFELLAYSNKKSKTIPTYVLDTIRNNLGIFFVDVEIETRNYFASSFKHFILRLRDSAYAIDRDAKKLEKAGKFPDELLGKLELIEQYKSFLKWLLKFLKSQLIVDIQYQRISLSFSIIQTLIESGLDDSVPESFLHLQYKRPYPFSISILNDATFFRLLLDNLSSTFSDIRKFANQFLLMGIATPSSNGLFSTINREKLAVIAQENLNVYQNSEIGASIELFLFSISDDKASFIEHRLTQLSIRIDKTTENPVQYLNNGISSSLTSLSMLLESYENTTDFLHIISDSLDLITGTWDVVSEIMCHDASDSLLPMRYINSGIPDQLFTSYAFRSIKESSSLLHVLLQKYPLSHDQLTYIGDLLIVQLLNIRHSGAFQAVLPSFRTCCIRCGKETPAQLNIWLNKILDSLEVKTQHMTRRSGGLPFLVTNILCALPDKNKLELQYVMRHLLRLASSSSGLEYHDNKDAPQITAFNCIKAIFIESKLSNACTEYVTEALALSFKYFTSEIWALRNCSLMLFTSLKNRIFGKANKTLSARVFFSKYIGLKETLLRMLQDSVLSVNETSGVESLFLVLSILLSLKPSSGHDDLSPFLYYIKKCLSDKSWKVRDMAARTLASIVYDHHSELMDLTSKCNISDQNGLHGNLLAILYLISDPEHMLTKERVILLEAMTERLPELLYKNRCFTTVKAYLDVFETLLMQDKAKENSSTLRVLLPFLGNYFLYHSETGSINGAKQLCMAKVYKLLLTYESAENKKYLYELGLISHFYEVKTVALKFFTEDIDNDISTNDTLRDKIIAIVDDKTSPPDTKFLSVKALQMTRNDDASLDILYDMILSKSSSDAIKLAAIESFGKSFNLDKMPLLLKFIQPYLRDDASEEFRLAALNCLIGVSEVCKDATVLLFLFKMLSDDDHSLRCSVADFINQELIGEKHSKLSRSPVITSVLFRNYFVDAFKEEDIFDPIFNTLKTFFKDVDIYSETINQDSFLLFEAEKNNQYRNDIEQHEHFVKILTALPMKPFQLESIFELITEQSNALIAYLEDNNYEDEPLGWLSNPDVLARFVLLRILIEKFVPSRLESFGQLLHKHRVHEIVFDFIPIYT; encoded by the coding sequence ATGTCGGAAGATTTGGGAGGGAACATCTCACAGATAAAAAAGTTtcttttagaaaataaCCCATCAAAGTTTTCTAAAAAGAATTCAGATGACGAAGTTGATGGAATTTATGCTACATTTCGAGAGTCCTTCCCGAAGTTATTGTTCCCCTTGAGGCAAAATAACTCGGAACTATCTGATTCTTCGAGATTGATGATTATTGATTCTTTATCTATATGGTTTCTAAGGtctcatcaaattttacaaaataaaaaattaaggTCAGAAAAGTACTCAgcagatattgaaaagcttttaattgatgaaaCTAATAATTTCctgtttcaatatattataGATTTTTCGAGTGGGAGTTCCGTTGCAATGCTCAATGCCTTGAAGGGCTTGCTAGAAAATTTGTTacatttattgaaaatgatgtaTGATGAAGATCAATATAAATCGTTTTTCATGCAATGGATAAATCAAATCCTCGACCTCCCCTCCAACCTACGTGTTCAATACAATTTAATTACTGCATTGtctaatgattttgatCTCTTCTATATCCTTGAGAACAAAACTGACTTCATAAAGACATCATTATCTATGATGAGCTCTGAGTCGCTTTCCAACCCTGTGGGGAAATGCCTCGTAGCTCTATTAATCAATATTTATGCTAAAAAATACGAAAATAACACGACTAATATTACAGAATGGTTAAATATCTGGTGTGATGACACAGTCACTTACCTgagaaatggaaaatttacaaaacCTATAAAACTATATTTATTGACCCCATTGTTCAAATATTTGCCTAAGGATGTTTTTACAAGGTTTATACAAAAGTCCAACTTCAACGATGACCCAAATTTGTTGCTTTCTGTTTTAAAAATCGGTCAAGATCTTGCAATAGAGGAAGAACCATTCGACCCAAAAGTCAACTTATTGCCTTCAGACATGGTAGAAGAATTACTCCAGGATGATACCCATAAACTTCAAATGTTTGAATTGCTGGCCTACagtaataaaaaatctaaGACCATTCCTACTTACGTGCTCGATACTATAAGAAATAATTTAGGTATCTTTTTTGTAGACGTCGAAATTGAAACCCGTAATTATTTCGCAAGTTCATTTAAGCATTTTATACTAAGATTAAGGGATTCTGCATATGCTATTGATAGAGATGCTAAAAAGCTGGAAAAAGCTGGCAAGTTTCCCGATGAACTTTTGGGAAAGCTAGAACTTATAGAACAATACAAATCTTTCTTGAAGTGGCTACTAAAGTTCCTTAAGAGCCAGCTTATCGTTGATATCCAATATCAACGAATATCCCTCTCATTTTCAATCATACAAACACTTATTGAATCAGGCTTGGATGATTCAGTGCCAGAAAGTTTCTTGCATCTTCAATATAAGAGACCATATCCATTTAGTATTTCGATATTAAATGACGCAACATTTTTCAGATTGTTGTTAGACAACTTGTCAAGTACTTTTAGtgatattagaaaatttgcCAATCAATTTTTGCTTATGGGTATTGCAACACCATCGTCCAACGGCCTGTTTTCAACAATTAACAGGGAGAAACTAGCTGTCATTGCTCAAGAAAATCTAAACGTTTATCAGAATTCAGAAATTGGAGCCTCTATTGAGCTATTCCTCTTTAGTATTTCTGATGATAAAGCATCTTTCATTGAGCACCGCTTAACTCAACTAAGTATTAGAATAGATAAAACTACAGAAAACCCTgttcaatatttgaataatggtATAAGCAGTTCTTTAACCTCTTTAAGTATGTTACTTGAGTCCTATGAAAATACTACTGACTTTCTCCACATTATATCAGACTCACTAGATTTGATAACAGGCACTTGGGATGTTGTCAGTGAAATTATGTGTCATGATGCTTCCGACTCCTTGCTCCCAATGAGATACATTAATTCTGGCATTCCTGATCAGCTTTTTACTAGTTATGCCTTTAGGTCGATCAAAGAAAGTTCCTCTCTACTACATGTACTATTACAAAAATACCCACTCTCGCACGATCAACTTACATATATTGGGGATCTTTTAATTGTTCAGCTACTGAATATCCGTCATAGCGGTGCCTTCCAAGCTGTACTACCAAGTTTTAGAACGTGTTGTATACGATGTGGAAAAGAGACTCCCGCCCAATTAAATATATGGTTGAATAAGATCCTCGATTCTCTCGAAGTGAAAACACAGCATATGACAAGAAGATCTGGTGGACTACCGTTTTTGGTTACAAATATATTATGTGCTTTGCCTGACAAAAATAAGCTTGAATTGCAGTATGTTATGAGACACTTACTAAGATTGGCGTCTTCATCGAGTGGTCTTGAATACCACGACAATAAAGATGCTCCTCAGATTACAGCTTTTAATTGTATCAAGGCAATATTTATCGAGTCGAAATTGTCGAACGCTTGTACTGAATATGTTACAGAGGCTCTAGCACTTTCTTTCAAGTACTTCACGTCTGAAATTTGGGCTTTAAGAAACTGTTCGTTAATGCTGTTCacttcattgaaaaatagGATATTTGGAAAGGCAAACAAGACATTGAGTGCCCGTGTATTCTTCAGTAAATATATTGGCTTAAAGGAAACACTTTTACGGATGCTTCAAGATAGTGTTCTCAGTGTGAATGAAACTTCTGGTGTTGAGTCACTCTTTTTAGTGTTGAGTATATTGCTCTCATTGAAACCATCTTCAGGGCACGATGATTTATCGCCATTCCTAtattatatcaaaaaatgtttGTCTGATAAAAGCTGGAAGGTAAGAGACATGGCTGCTAGAACCTTAGCATCAATTGTCTATGACCATCATTCTGAGTTGATGGACTTGACTAGTAAGTGCAATATTTCTGATCAAAATGGATTACATGGTAACTTATTAGCAATCttatatttgatatctGACCCTGAGCATATGCTCACCAAAGAAAGGGTGATTCTATTGGAAGCTATGACTGAAAGACTTCCAGAACTGTTATACAAAAACAGATGTTTTACAACTGTTAAGGCATACTTGGACGTCTTTGAGACTTTGCTGATGCAGGATAAAGCTAAGGAGAACAGTTCAACTCTGAGAGTTTTACTCCCTTTCTTGGGTAACTACTTTTTGTATCATTCAGAAACAGGCTCAATTAATGGAGCCAAGCAGTTGTGCATGGCAAAAGTCTATAAGCTTTTACTGACTTATGAGTCTGCggaaaataaaaagtatTTGTACGAACTTGGTTTAATATCTCATTTTTATGAAGTTAAAACAGTTGcactgaaattttttactGAGGATATTGATAACGATATCTCAACCAATGATACTCTTCGTGATAAGATAATAGCTATTGTAGATGACAAAACTAGCCCACCAGATACCAAATTTCTGTCTGTAAAAGCGTTACAAATGACTCGTAATGACGATGCCTCTCTGGATATACTTTATGATATGATTTTATCTAAGTCGTCATCCGACGCTATAAAATTGGCTGCCATTGAGTCTTTTGGTAAAAGTTTTAATCTGGACAAGATGCCATTACTATTGAAGTTTATACAGCCCTATTTACGTGATGATGCTTCTGAAGAGTTCAGACTGGCTGCATTGAACTGTCTGATTGGTGTCTCTGAAGTTTGTAAGGACGCCACAGTATTACTGTTcttattcaaaatgttAAGTGATGATGATCACTCGCTTAGATGTTCCGTAGCAGACTTCATCAATCAAGAACTAATAGGAGAGAAGCATAGTAAGTTAAGTAGAAGTCCTGTTATTACTTCAGTATTGTTCCGGAACTATTTTGTCGATGCATTCAAAGAAGAGGATATCTTTGATCCGATATTCAATACATTGAAGACCTTTTTCAAGGATGTAGACATTTATAGTGAGACAATAAATCAGGATtcatttttgttgtttGAAGCGGAGAAGAACAACCAATATAGAAATGATATTGAGCAGCACGAGCACTTCGTCAAAATTCTAACCGCTCTACCAATGAAACCTTTCCAATTGGAAAGTATTTTCGAACTCATAACTGAACAATCAAATGCCTTGATTGCATATCTAGAAGACAATAATTACGAAGACGAGCCTCTGGGATGGTTATCTAATCCCGATGTCCTAGCAAGATTTGTCCTATTGAGGATACTCATTGAGAAATTTGTCCCTTCTAGATTGGAGAGTTTTGGCCAGTTACTCCATAAGCATAGGGTTCATGAAATTGTTTTCGATTTTATACCCATTTATACctga
- the ROY1 gene encoding Roy1p (similar to Saccharomyces cerevisiae YMR258C; ancestral locus Anc_8.810), translated as MKAKYSTTFWTNVSSFLNQNDLLNLAQTSKFFKEEISKPRLYHTIHIKENPIMRSEVRHLDSGITYVTGYRGIVKTNNQNDIFLYDKIERLLENSSCLDLIKRLTIESGLFQDENSGLQLLTQLLDRLIRIGNIERLIIEDQKLFDIYYERMLHLDHLQEICLLNFEHLDRVASLKNLKKITFTFQSSDVTSIHIDEEQKKRLTAGLETLTLNMADSSSLYLTQFLDSQGFRFHNIRSLKFNHIHQLSDKKTSFQEVDIDHINSIFNFGQLTHLEMEVGCENNGCVCLDEFLMALSPTLRSLNSLGVRQNPSKKNHSHYSDEQWDLSICKFILSIPNVDSNLKCLSVRHRPPYNGIGEDTVEGNYIRRRRLFEEMLPHLQYLEKLIVPKMLQSVSAYEILVCDLLWNGCKCSHCNHFLPIIDEYMMNHQIRQRNRQKHEDMLPNNLFAYVGNALARRFPKDSGWDIELLDAAPAHYFWNFHGYEDIQHFKDYDCYFNAQFFQALTKCVAHFFDGYMSFVVQCLPSLKCALLSGIYYDVSGYYFKSIYD; from the coding sequence ATGAAAGCCAAATATTCTACAACGTTTTGGACAAATGTTAGTTCTTTTCTCAATCAAAATGACTTGCTAAATCTCGCTCAGACATCtaaattcttcaaagaagaGATCTCAAAGCCAAGGTTATACCATACTATACATATTAAAGAGAATCCGATTATGAGGAGCGAAGTTCGGCATCTTGATTCTGGAATTACTTATGTCACGGGTTATAGAGGTATTGTGAAGacaaataatcaaaatgatatttttctttatgaTAAGATTGAACGTTTACTAGAGAATTCTTCATGTCTAGACCTTATTAAGAGACTAACTATAGAAAGTGGTCTTTTTCAAGACGAAAATTCTGGATTGCAATTGCTGACGCAGTTATTAGACAGGCTTATCAGGATTGGAAATATCGAAAGGCTAATTATTGAGGATCAAAAGCTCTTTGACATATATTACGAGCGTATGTTACATTTAGATCATCTCCAGGAAATATGTCTACTAAATTTTGAACATCTAGATAGAGTAGCCtcgttgaaaaatttgaagaaaattacaTTTACTTTTCAAAGTTCTGACGTGACAAGTATTCATATTGATGAAGAGCAGAAGAAACGTTTGACTGCAGGCTTGGAAACCCTTACTCTTAATATGGCAGACTCCTCTAGTCTATATTTAACACAGTTCTTAGACTCTCAGGGTTTCAGGTTCCACAATATTCGCTCTCTCAAATTTAATCATATTCATCAGCTGAGTGATAAGAAAACGTCCTTTCAAGAAGTAGACATTGATCATATTAATAGTATTTTTAATTTCGGACAATTAACGCACCTAGAAATGGAAGTTGGCTGCGAAAATAATGGATGTGTCTGCTTGGACGAATTTTTAATGGCCCTCTCGCCAACGTTGCGAAGCCTTAATAGTTTAGGAGTAAGACAAAATCCTTCCAAAAAGAACCACTCCCATTATTCTGATGAACAATGGGACTTATCCATCTGCAAATTCATTTTAAGTATACCAAATGTAGATAGTAATCTGAAATGTTTGAGTGTTCGACACCGACCACCGTATAATGGCATTGGTGAGGACACAGTTGAAGGGAATTATATTCGTAGAAGGAGGCTGTTTGAAGAGATGTTACCGCACCTCcaatatttggaaaaactCATTGTGCCTAAAATGCTGCAATCTGTCAGCGCATATGAGATATTAGTTTGTGATCTATTGTGGAATGGATGTAAGTGTAGCCATTGTAATCATTTTCTACCCataattgatgaatataTGATGAACCATCAGATACGTCAGAGAAATAGGCAGAAACATGAGGATATGCTTCCCAATAACCTTTTTGCATATGTTGGAAATGCACTGGCGCGACGTTTCCCAAAAGACAGTGGTTGGGACATTGAACTTTTAGACGCAGCGCCTGCACATTACTTTTGGAACTTTCATGGTTATGAGGACATACAACACTTTAAAGACTATGATTGCTATTTTAATGCGCAGTTTTTTCAAGCTTTAACAAAGTGCGTCGCTCATTTTTTTGACGGATACATGTCATTTGTCGTCCAATGTTTACCATCTCTAAAGTGTGCTCTATTGTCAGGCATCTATTACGATGTTAGCGGTTACTATTTCAAGTCAATTTACGATTAA
- the COX7 gene encoding cytochrome c oxidase subunit VII (similar to Saccharomyces cerevisiae COX7 (YMR256C); ancestral locus Anc_8.807), giving the protein MPKNRIIELQKIFQSSTKPLWWRHPRSPYLLYPFYGLFAVAVVTPLLYIPNAIRGIKAEKK; this is encoded by the coding sequence ATGCCTAAAAATAGGATTattgaattacaaaagatatttcaGTCCTCGACGAAACCTCTGTGGTGGAGGCATCCAAGATCTCCATATCTATTATATCCATTTTATGGACTATTTGCAGTAGCAGTTGTTACTCCATTACTATATATTCCTAATGCGATTAGAGGTATAAAAGCAGAAAAGAAGTGA
- the GFD1 gene encoding Gfd1p (similar to Saccharomyces cerevisiae GFD1 (YMR255W); ancestral locus Anc_8.805) — MPLESRWADAPDEPEVPRSKEHQNNHNTSTRKNVKSHGENLKKNTSQHSRTNKNQHSHKTSSGRDDKNAYHGSRAHSSENKTPLSQNKQIKSSQNKRNYDSSEKSAKKDKNSVPSGTKQLSDENNNITAASKIDILKKKIEEQRQIFEEKKHKEQQKQLLEDFLNDDSTFDWDDEDDAQKDITLASNFDDKLTI, encoded by the coding sequence ATGCCACTAGAATCAAGATGGGCAGATGCCCCAGACGAGCCAGAAGTTCCACGTTCAAAAGAACATCAAAATAATCACAATACAAGCACTCGCAAAAACGTGAAGAGTCATGGGGAAAATCTAAAGAAGAATACTAGTCAACATAGTCGAACAAACAAAAATCAGCATAGCCATAAAACGTCTTCTGGAAGAGACGATAAAAATGCGTATCATGGGAGTCGAGCTCATTCATCTGAAAATAAAACCCCATTAAGTCAAAACAAGCAAATAAAATCTTCTCagaacaaaagaaattatgACAGTAGTGAGAAATCGGCCAAGAAGGATAAGAACTCAGTACCAAGTGGCACCAAACAGTTAAGTgacgaaaataataacatcaCTGCAGCatctaaaattgatattttaaagaaaaaaatcgaAGAACAAAGGCAgatctttgaagaaaagaaacataaGGAACAACAGAAGCAATTACTGGAGGATTTTTTAAATGACGACAGCACTTTCGACTGggacgatgaagatgatgctCAAAAAGACATTACATTAGCAAGTAACTTTGATGATAAGTTGACAATATAA
- the PET111 gene encoding Pet111p (similar to Saccharomyces cerevisiae PET111 (YMR257C); ancestral locus Anc_8.809): MLKRKLVSSFYIFPKKQYVVRNISTLMNIQFLLSYSTASSHSGVFEKENEELTKWVKHSFAETGSALSTTRWTILNDMESFGYAKDAGLSLNGIPLMDDDTFKTVWRDKFQVADPLVFRTVITRIQNQESLFTIPQLYVMVRSLYQLKKFVEIHQLFLSCEKQLSSLLEQNQDDGRNYDFLEILLDVEDYLKNFVISEMVFSYCIKNTKVVKSSVVLLGLKAAIGNKNFPLAKELFLQIMRNKETFLFERADFISFLKYLHRMCDSNIIDVFYQLWTSNKPFEDADFSITSFMHILFLERNDRKKLNMFLQNEVIISSGYVNDILFKFINFCYDKTSMVPNNIVGELSEIDDKIYAFFRRLEKESINKRRLLYTIMLRAFVKMNSEKHILKLLKLIHADVDINLENEHHLIVLEYFIKNGKLSSMLEYVEQVKHLNTKNKGDHLSTLNLVADLQRCAFRAYPMLRYEYNNELYIILRRFEQFTPYMSWIPELLKNLELQKQSLRYRFNTPILLHDERVTILKYRENIRKHDTKLLKEIISTSVNYNSRYSAKFLITLLQLSLKGKEKVVALLIDDIIKKGHFGEDSEVAVKVGIEWLKDKLNSNNISQNLQREEILKFSREFGKVMDAKYLIQLTHLLINCRCFKDAEKLIGKARGVVLETTPIDARDLLYYYMVYLKFACRKHDMALFCNILRDWNMNPLATYIEQDSIRQIKGFMKYLSRKKYQLDQHMQVDILEQIDEEISHIKKRYGGIKIEGLDNMKKLAQFLQPWIKDRLRERIKNAEAEREKLRSASV, from the coding sequence ATGCTTAAAAGGAAACTTGTGTCTAGCTTTTATATCTTTCCAAAGAAACAATATGTTGTTCGCAATATTTCAACATTGATGAATATCCAATTTTTACTTTCCTATTCCACAGCCTCTTCCCATAGTGGAGTCTTcgagaaagaaaatgaagaactTACTAAATGGGTGAAGCACAGCTTTGCGGAAACTGGATCAGCTCTATCAACAACCAGATGGACAATTTTAAATGACATGGAAAGTTTTGGTTACGCCAAAGACGCCGGTCTGAGCTTGAATGGCATCCCTTTAATGGACGATGATACTTTTAAAACAGTTTGGAGAGATAAGTTCCAAGTTGCAGACCCTCTCGTGTTTAGAACAGTTATTACTCGGATCCAAAATCAAGAAAGCTTATTTACAATACCACAATTGTATGTCATGGTGCGATCATTATATcaactgaaaaaatttgttgaaataCACCAGCTTTTTTTATCATGTGAAAAGCAGCTATCATCTTTATTAGAACAAAATCAAGATGATGGTAGAAATTATgactttcttgaaatacTTTTAGATGTTGAGGACtatttgaagaactttGTCATCTCAGAAATGGTGTTTTCATATTGCATTAAAAATACCAAAGTTGTTAAGTCAAGTGTTGTGTTGTTAGGTCTAAAAGCTGCCAttggaaataaaaattttcccCTAGCAAAAGAGTTGTTTTTACAGATTATGAGGAataaagaaacatttttgTTCGAAAGAGCAGATTTTAtatctttcttgaaatatctCCATAGAATGTGCGACAGCAACATTATTGACGTTTTCTATCAGCTATGGACTAGTAACAAACCTTTTGAGGATgcagatttttcaataaccTCCTTTATGCATAtactttttcttgaaagaaatgatagAAAGAAGCTTAATATGTTTCTACAAAATGAAGTGATTATTTCTTCGGGATATGTGAATGATATCCTTTTCAAGTTTATCAACTTTTGTTATGACAAAACCTCGATGGTGCCTAATAATATTGTGGGTGAATTATCTGAAATAGATGACAAAATATATGCATTTTTCAGACGTCTTGAGAAGGAGAGCATAAATAAGAGGCGGCTTCTTTACACTATTATGTTACGAGCTTTTGTAAAGATGAATAGCGAGAAGCATATTTTAAAACTTCTCAAACTCATTCATGCAGATGTCGACATCAATCTCGAAAACGAGCATCATCTAATTGTTCTGGAgtattttataaaaaatggtaaattatCTAGTATGTTAGAGTATGTGGAGCAAGTGAAACATTTgaatacaaaaaataaaggGGACCATCTCTCCACGTTAAACTTGGTTGCCGATCTACAAAGATGTGCGTTCAGAGCGTACCCAATGCTTCGATATGAGTATAATAACGaattgtatattattttgagaAGGTTCGAGCAGTTTACACCATACATGTCATGGATCCCAGAActcttgaaaaatcttgaaCTTCAGAAACAGTCACTCAGATATCGGTTCAATACTCCTATATTATTACATGATGAAAGGGTGACTATCTTGAAGTATCGGGAGAATATAAGAAAGCATGATACAAAGTTgttaaaagaaataatttcGACCAGCGTGAACTATAATTCTCGATATTCAGCTAAGTTTCTCATTACGTTACTCCAATTGAGTCTCAAAGGCAAAGAGAAGGTGGTTGCCCTTTTAATAGATGACATTATTAAAAAGGGCCATTTTGGTGAGGATAGTGAAGTAGCTGTCAAAGTTGGTATTGAATGGCTGAAAGACAAACTTAActcaaataatattagccaaaatttacaaagagAAGAGATTCTAAAATTTAGTAGAGAATTTGGTAAAGTTATGGATGCAAAGTATTTAATTCAATTAACTCACTTGCTAATAAACTGTCGCTGTTTTAAAGATGCTGAAAAACTAATTGGTAAAGCAAGAGGAGTAGTACTCGAAACGACTCCAATTGACGCACGTGATTTACTTTACTATTACATGGTATATCTTAAATTTGCATGCAGGAAGCATGATATGGCACTATTCTGCAATATTTTGCGAGACTGGAACATGAACCCGTTAGCAACTTATATTGAACAAGACTCAATAAGGCAAATCAAAGGCTTCATGAAATATCTCTCGAGGAAAAAGTACCAGCTTGATCAGCACATGCAAGTTGACATATTGGAACAAATAGACGAAGAAATAAGTCacataaagaaaagatatgGTGGAATCAAGATAGAGGGTCTAGACAACATGAAAAAGTTAGCGCAATTTTTGCAACCATGGATAAAAGATAGGCTGAGggaaagaatcaaaaatgCTGAAGCAGAGAGAGAGAAATTAAGGTCAGCTTCCGTATAG